A single genomic interval of Helianthus annuus cultivar XRQ/B chromosome 6, HanXRQr2.0-SUNRISE, whole genome shotgun sequence harbors:
- the LOC110944657 gene encoding leucine-rich repeat extensin-like protein 2 — MVDQSLKEVVVWWRGGSREVVMEGEKELVVDVGTFGFSPRLSGLQRSGSHRAFQDPTPYFQSRFNPANQVQEPEGPNPLGPVDHYPEMQDMEMDEYPDPEMPPSETLTHPIGISDGSSFHGSPYRGPDSFAERWATYPWEFTPPFNPQHQQQQDPSEDSRFQAVTPPPPPPPEQQPPPEPPRRRRSGAQMSVRGGFHFSIPQHSSNNHYPPLYEDPQMGGPSNPVSEVDSAPVAPPPSHMDYDNLIPSYAGAAAYNTFEQPAYPDYNHHNAPDVDPYLVATNYNALHPGGPYAASYQTGYPAYGYQYPPPPQPLQQQQLQPPQIQPPQ, encoded by the exons ATGGTTGATCAAAGCTTGAAGGAGGTGGTAGTGTGGTGGAGGGGTGGCAGTCGTGAGGTGGTTATGGAGGGAGAGAAGGAGCTAGTTGTTGATGTTGGAA CGTTCGGGTTCTCACCGCGCCTTTCAGGACTGCAGCGTTCGGGTTCTCACCGCGCCTTTCAGGACCCGACCCCATacttccagagccggttcaatcCGGCGAATCAGGTGCAAGAACCAGAGGGTCCAAACCCTTTGGGACCAGTTGATCATTATCCTGAGATGCAGGATATGGAGATGGATGAATATCCAGATCCCGAGATGCCACCGAGTGAGACGCTGACGCATCCTATAGGGATTTCTGACGGATCATCTTTTCATGGTTCGCCATACCGGGGCCCAGACAGCTTTGCGGAAAGGTGGGCCACATACCCCTGGGAGTTCACTCCCCCTTTTAACCcacagcatcagcagcagcaggatccctctgaggattcgcGTTTCCAGGCGGTTactccaccaccaccgccaccgccagaGCAACAGCCACCACCGGAACCACCGAGGCGAAGAAGATCAGGTGCAcagatgtccgtgcgagggggtttCCACTTCAGCATCCCCCAACACAGCAGCAACAACCATTACCCGCCGTTGtatgaagacccacaaatgggtgggccttcaaacccAGTTTCTGAGGTGGACTCTGCGCCAgtcgcaccaccaccatcacacatGGATTATGATAACCTAATTCCTTCTTACGCCGGTGCAGCGGCGTATAACACGTTTGAGCAACCAGCTTACCCAGATTACAACCACCACAATGCCCCTGATGTTGACCCGTATCTCGTGGCGACAAACTACAATGCTCTTCATCCTGGAGGGCCCTACGCAGCTTCTTACCAAACTGGGTACCCGGCCTATGGGTATCAatacccgccacctcctcaacctctgcagCAGCAGCAGCTGCAGCCGCCACAGATCCAACCACCGCAGTAG